The following are from one region of the Methanospirillum hungatei genome:
- a CDS encoding MBL fold metallo-hydrolase, which translates to MDADMAVNPDDNRFDEGISCIKAGKIDRAIEIFSDLVEKDERNHRAWNAYGVALSQTNQKDRAIHCFEHAILLDPGNKVYERNLSRIKTPPAKRTLSKMKELTPNKRGRLGVVAGIGIVILIVLICLTYLSLSGMIPYPLPKEGVISSTEAPIEPSPSLPTPRDNISIAPEPEQKSVIPELKPQPPLKPETRIHFIDVSQGDAALIQSDGKNLLIDAGPVNSGQRLVEYLKKQNVTTLDMVIASHPYDDHIGGMIDVLDAFDVKKYADNGVVHSSDLYKKVIAAVISDQAVRMIVTAGMKIPFTNNTIIDVIGPYRLTGHPDEDSLVLKVSIGNISLILPGDSSEVRSKATILKLPDHGSDDAIGPLMNVRPQVSIISLGSGNPFGYPRSATLETIQEIGSQVYRTDVNGSIVFKTDGENWTAQTVR; encoded by the coding sequence ATGGACGCAGATATGGCTGTGAATCCGGATGATAACCGGTTCGATGAGGGGATATCGTGCATAAAAGCCGGAAAGATAGATAGAGCAATTGAGATCTTTTCTGACCTGGTAGAAAAAGACGAACGGAATCATAGGGCTTGGAATGCGTATGGGGTAGCACTCTCACAGACGAATCAAAAAGATCGTGCAATACACTGTTTTGAGCATGCAATTTTACTTGATCCTGGAAATAAGGTGTATGAACGCAATTTATCCAGAATAAAAACCCCTCCGGCAAAGAGAACACTATCAAAAATGAAAGAACTTACTCCGAATAAAAGGGGGAGGTTGGGTGTGGTTGCAGGCATTGGTATAGTGATTCTTATTGTTCTCATTTGCCTCACGTATTTATCTCTATCTGGGATGATTCCATATCCTCTGCCAAAAGAAGGAGTTATATCTTCAACCGAGGCACCAATAGAGCCATCTCCTTCTCTTCCTACACCACGTGATAATATTTCCATAGCGCCGGAACCAGAACAAAAATCAGTCATACCTGAATTAAAGCCACAGCCTCCTTTAAAACCTGAAACCCGGATTCATTTTATTGATGTCAGTCAGGGAGATGCAGCACTTATTCAAAGTGATGGTAAAAATCTACTCATTGATGCAGGACCGGTTAATTCTGGTCAACGTCTTGTTGAATATTTGAAAAAGCAAAATGTCACGACTCTTGATATGGTTATTGCTTCACACCCGTATGATGACCACATTGGAGGGATGATTGATGTTCTTGATGCATTTGATGTGAAAAAATATGCTGATAATGGAGTTGTTCATTCATCTGATCTCTACAAAAAAGTAATTGCAGCAGTGATATCTGATCAGGCTGTCCGGATGATTGTAACCGCAGGAATGAAGATTCCTTTTACGAATAATACAATTATTGATGTGATTGGTCCATATCGGCTTACGGGACACCCTGATGAAGACTCCCTTGTTCTAAAGGTTTCTATCGGAAATATTTCACTGATACTCCCGGGAGATTCATCAGAAGTCAGAAGTAAGGCAACAATTTTAAAGCTACCAGACCATGGCTCCGATGATGCAATTGGCCCGCTTATGAATGTCAGACCACAGGTTTCAATTATTTCACTTGGTTCAGGCAATCCATTTGGTTATCCCCGTTCTGCAACTCTTGAAACAATTCAGGAAATTGGTTCACAGGTATACAGAACAGATGTGAACGGCTCGATCGTCTTTAAAACTGATGGTGAGAATTGGACTGCTCAAACGGTCCGATAA
- a CDS encoding PAS domain S-box protein, with product MVYSVLFIDDDPEICSIAKAFLEKTGSFKVTTSESVKNSQQLLKKTHFDAIISDYAMPGSDGLAFLRSVRCKGNRIPFVILTGKGKEQIIIDALNSGADLYFEKSDTPKDLFHQISEKLVPLIKSKQAEVIFHEIFTQSPIAIEIYNSEGKLLQVNNACLDLFGIESQTEIFLFDLFQDPNIPKEVLKRLKNGEKIEYTRSFDFDLVKKKKLYNTSKTGEMYIKVQITPLDHSDINITGGYLVQIQDLTEQTISECALKTSEEKYRSIFSNNHSVMLIIDPNNGQIMDANPAACEYYGYTREELIQLKVTSINCLSEEDIFNEMDKARKEERNFFYFRHRLASGEIREVEVHSGPIKIENKQLLYSIIHDITDKKRVEEALVTANKKLNMLSSITRHDILNVLTALTGYLEFAGTETSIEDARIFIQKAQVAARSIRHHIEFTRDYQDLGSKEPLWHDIRAIVKSSAALINTKQVKIEYDTESRLLVLADPLLLKVIYNLMENAIRHGQTVTRISSYWEKKSDGYVDWIIEDDGIGIPLSLKKSIFSREVGKNTGLGLFLAREILAITGITIQEVGGEGEGARFLMKIPDGKYRIE from the coding sequence ATGGTTTATTCAGTGTTGTTCATAGATGATGATCCGGAGATCTGTTCAATTGCGAAAGCATTTCTGGAAAAAACTGGTTCTTTTAAAGTAACTACATCTGAGTCTGTGAAAAATTCACAGCAACTCCTCAAGAAAACGCATTTTGATGCAATTATTTCAGATTATGCAATGCCAGGGTCAGACGGGCTTGCATTTCTTCGGTCTGTCAGATGTAAAGGAAACCGGATTCCTTTCGTGATTCTGACGGGAAAAGGAAAGGAACAGATTATCATAGATGCACTGAACAGCGGTGCAGACTTATATTTTGAAAAAAGTGATACACCAAAGGATTTGTTCCACCAAATATCAGAAAAACTGGTTCCTCTGATAAAATCCAAGCAGGCAGAAGTAATATTTCACGAAATATTTACCCAGTCACCAATTGCTATTGAAATATACAACTCCGAAGGAAAACTGCTACAAGTGAATAATGCCTGCCTGGATCTTTTTGGAATAGAAAGTCAAACCGAGATTTTTTTGTTTGATCTTTTTCAGGATCCGAATATTCCAAAAGAGGTTTTAAAAAGACTTAAAAACGGAGAAAAGATTGAATATACCAGATCATTTGATTTTGATCTGGTGAAAAAGAAGAAACTCTACAACACATCTAAAACCGGGGAGATGTATATAAAGGTACAGATAACTCCTCTCGATCATTCAGATATAAACATTACCGGGGGATATCTGGTCCAGATACAGGACTTAACCGAACAGACGATCTCCGAATGTGCTTTAAAAACAAGTGAAGAAAAATATCGAAGTATTTTTTCAAATAATCACTCAGTGATGCTGATTATTGATCCAAATAACGGGCAGATAATGGATGCTAATCCCGCAGCGTGTGAATATTACGGATATACTCGTGAAGAATTAATTCAATTGAAAGTTACCAGCATTAATTGTCTGAGTGAAGAGGATATCTTCAATGAAATGGATAAGGCACGAAAAGAAGAACGCAATTTTTTTTATTTCAGACACCGTCTTGCTTCAGGAGAAATCAGGGAGGTTGAAGTCCACAGCGGGCCGATAAAAATTGAGAACAAACAACTTCTCTATTCGATAATTCATGACATTACTGATAAAAAAAGGGTGGAAGAAGCTCTTGTTACAGCAAACAAAAAACTCAATATGCTCTCTTCAATAACCAGGCATGATATTTTAAACGTTCTTACAGCACTCACCGGATACCTGGAGTTTGCAGGGACTGAAACTTCCATAGAAGATGCTAGGATTTTCATACAAAAAGCACAGGTTGCAGCACGATCAATACGACATCATATAGAATTTACCAGAGACTACCAGGATCTTGGATCAAAAGAACCTCTTTGGCATGATATCAGGGCCATCGTTAAAAGTTCTGCAGCATTAATCAACACAAAACAGGTTAAGATTGAGTATGATACTGAATCCAGACTTCTTGTATTGGCAGATCCTCTTTTATTGAAAGTTATATACAATTTGATGGAGAATGCCATCAGGCATGGACAGACCGTCACCAGGATATCCAGTTATTGGGAAAAAAAATCTGATGGATATGTTGATTGGATTATTGAGGATGATGGAATTGGAATTCCACTTTCACTAAAAAAATCAATTTTTTCTAGAGAAGTGGGAAAAAATACAGGATTGGGTCTTTTTCTAGCTCGTGAAATTCTAGCTATAACCGGAATTACTATACAGGAGGTTGGAGGTGAGGGAGAAGGAGCAAGATTTTTAATGAAGATCCCTGATGGAAAATATAGAATTGAGTAG
- a CDS encoding S8 family peptidase, which translates to MNRCIRWVLIGTIILLFCGIVCAEPISGWHPSARDYFTVPGVGQNTGDISVPIVPQAAPSQSHAAEMNMSSSVTSESLGNIQTEGATEARILVRYNTSEVSALADVQIEGVALQQDLGDALPGLALFSTKGRNEDEAIKALSSLPGVLYAEPDYIVSVDNTPNDPEFWRQWGLSNNGQVYREGIPPGTTGSDGKFLNAWDISTSSGDVIVAVLDTGVDYTHPELAPNMWTGPSGEHGYNVITDTPDPMDDFGHGTHCAGIIGASGNNGIGITGAAWKTKIMAVKAIGSNGKAYISDIIKGIEYAAANNADIISCSFGGGDYSQSLYDAISGSHALFICAAGNNGMNNDQKPYYPASYTLSNIIGVASTAADDTLFPSSNYGTSVHLAAPGGHIYSTMITRPGGNRYAYLNGTSQATALVAGMSALVLDKDADLTPQNIRTLFIENSDKIPALNGKVAANGRVNLTAVMNLFLEKDEIVLKSGWNFVSVPRPLAAGSDTAMIFAKVSSGGHSVLEYINPDGWKPLKGSDLITIMTGYWVYSTKDDTVPLKYKNSPEPVRKYIKSGWNTYGLPSKESIAAKTALNSIQSIWKYVVGYDSSLQKYDTPIMNGGQGDQDDDRMLRPFQGYWLYSAGNGEISG; encoded by the coding sequence ATGAACCGGTGCATCAGATGGGTTCTTATAGGAACAATAATTCTTTTGTTTTGTGGTATCGTCTGCGCAGAGCCAATATCGGGATGGCATCCATCTGCCCGTGATTACTTTACCGTTCCGGGAGTCGGACAGAATACCGGGGATATATCTGTTCCGATTGTTCCTCAGGCAGCGCCTTCTCAATCACACGCCGCAGAAATGAATATGAGTTCTTCTGTTACTTCTGAATCCCTGGGAAATATTCAAACAGAAGGAGCCACGGAAGCACGAATTCTGGTCAGATATAATACTTCTGAAGTATCTGCCCTTGCGGATGTACAAATTGAAGGAGTGGCATTACAACAGGATTTAGGTGATGCACTTCCTGGTCTTGCTTTATTTTCGACAAAGGGGAGAAATGAGGATGAAGCGATAAAAGCGCTGTCTTCTCTTCCAGGAGTACTCTATGCAGAACCGGATTATATCGTGTCAGTAGACAACACACCTAATGATCCAGAATTTTGGAGGCAGTGGGGCCTTTCAAACAACGGACAAGTCTACCGGGAAGGAATTCCTCCAGGAACTACAGGTTCTGATGGAAAATTTTTAAATGCCTGGGACATCTCAACCAGTTCCGGAGATGTTATAGTTGCAGTGCTTGATACTGGTGTTGACTATACGCATCCTGAACTTGCTCCAAATATGTGGACTGGTCCTTCCGGAGAACATGGATACAATGTTATTACGGACACACCAGATCCCATGGATGATTTTGGGCACGGAACTCATTGTGCAGGAATCATTGGTGCTTCCGGAAATAATGGAATAGGTATAACCGGGGCAGCCTGGAAGACGAAAATAATGGCTGTAAAAGCTATTGGTTCAAATGGAAAAGCGTATATTTCAGATATAATCAAAGGGATCGAGTATGCGGCGGCAAATAATGCCGATATTATAAGTTGCTCTTTTGGTGGAGGAGATTATTCACAATCTTTGTATGATGCAATATCTGGCTCGCACGCTCTCTTTATTTGTGCTGCGGGAAATAATGGGATGAATAATGATCAAAAACCATATTATCCAGCTTCCTATACGCTGTCAAATATTATCGGGGTTGCTTCTACAGCCGCTGATGACACGCTCTTTCCCTCCTCAAATTATGGAACAAGTGTTCATCTTGCAGCTCCGGGAGGTCATATCTACAGCACAATGATTACACGACCTGGTGGTAACAGGTATGCGTACCTGAATGGTACATCACAAGCGACCGCTCTTGTTGCCGGAATGTCCGCTCTTGTCCTGGATAAGGATGCAGATCTTACTCCTCAAAACATCAGAACTCTATTCATTGAAAATTCTGACAAAATTCCTGCATTGAACGGAAAGGTTGCAGCCAATGGCAGAGTAAACCTTACTGCAGTCATGAATTTGTTTTTGGAAAAGGATGAAATTGTCCTCAAATCCGGATGGAATTTTGTATCCGTTCCACGACCCCTTGCAGCAGGAAGTGACACCGCTATGATATTTGCAAAGGTAAGTTCAGGAGGTCATTCTGTGTTGGAATATATCAATCCTGATGGATGGAAACCTCTCAAAGGGTCGGATCTCATCACAATTATGACTGGATACTGGGTTTATTCAACAAAAGACGACACTGTGCCCTTAAAATACAAGAATTCACCTGAACCTGTCAGAAAATACATAAAATCAGGATGGAATACATATGGATTGCCCTCAAAAGAATCCATAGCCGCAAAAACCGCTCTTAATTCAATCCAAAGTATCTGGAAATATGTTGTCGGATACGATTCATCTCTTCAAAAATATGACACTCCTATTATGAATGGAGGCCAGGGAGATCAGGATGATGATCGGATGCTCCGGCCATTTCAGGGATATTGGCTATATAGCGCTGGGAATGGCGAAATATCCGGATAA
- a CDS encoding DNA adenine methylase yields the protein MKEDRKQLMQSIRGRRTKGDDEYARPFFKWAGGKSQLLYEFDPRFPVELQNGKLTRYIEPFVGGGAVFFYIAQLFPIKEAIICDINDELILTWQVIKKDVHPLIERLQILQNRYDTCDSSEQSDMFYEIRNALNNEKQSFDYSQYGEATINRATQLLFLNKTCFNGLFRLNSKGEFNVPFGKYKNPSIVNEKNLLMVSNLLTNTTIIHGDFRSCIDYIDTRSFVYIDPPYRPLNKTSSFTGYSKEGFSEQDQLRLCDFFETVDKVGAKVMLSNSDPRNEDPEDHFFDDLYQNYLIERVQAKRFINSVGEKRGSINELIIRNYQS from the coding sequence ATGAAAGAAGACAGAAAACAGCTTATGCAATCTATCCGTGGAAGGCGAACGAAGGGTGATGATGAATATGCAAGGCCTTTTTTTAAATGGGCTGGAGGAAAGAGCCAGTTACTCTATGAATTTGATCCACGGTTTCCGGTAGAACTGCAAAATGGAAAATTAACAAGATATATTGAACCATTTGTCGGTGGAGGAGCAGTTTTTTTTTACATTGCCCAGTTATTTCCAATAAAAGAAGCAATAATCTGTGATATAAATGATGAATTGATACTAACCTGGCAAGTTATAAAGAAGGATGTTCACCCCCTCATTGAACGCTTGCAAATCCTGCAGAACCGATATGATACTTGTGACAGTTCTGAACAGTCGGATATGTTTTACGAAATACGTAATGCATTAAATAACGAAAAACAATCCTTTGACTATTCACAATATGGAGAAGCAACAATTAACCGGGCAACCCAGTTATTATTCCTTAATAAGACCTGCTTTAACGGCCTTTTCCGATTAAATTCAAAAGGGGAATTTAATGTCCCTTTTGGAAAATATAAAAACCCATCAATTGTAAATGAGAAAAACCTATTGATGGTTTCCAACTTATTAACAAATACCACCATTATTCATGGCGATTTTCGCTCATGCATTGATTATATTGATACACGATCATTTGTGTATATTGACCCCCCGTACAGACCGTTAAATAAAACGTCTTCATTTACCGGGTACTCAAAAGAGGGATTTTCAGAGCAGGACCAGCTGCGTCTTTGTGACTTCTTTGAGACAGTTGATAAGGTTGGAGCCAAGGTTATGCTCAGCAATTCTGATCCCAGAAATGAAGATCCAGAAGATCATTTTTTTGATGATCTCTATCAGAATTATCTCATTGAACGGGTGCAGGCCAAACGGTTCATTAATTCTGTTGGAGAGAAGCGGGGCTCTATAAATGAACTCATCATCAGGAATTATCAATCATAA
- a CDS encoding SLC13 family permease, giving the protein MKNFFYLVLGLVISGLIMVMPESVFISWEIQATAAVTALMIIWWITEAIPIPATALIPLVGFPLLGVLTPAEASAPYADKTIFLFLGGFIIAASMQRWNLHRRIALSIILLTGTSPKRIILGFMIATAFISLWISNTATAMMMIPIAIAIIGTIGIDAFREIKGDEGGLDFAKALVISIAYAASIGGLGTIIGSPPNGIFLAQLKTLFPDAPTIGFVDWMLFGIPLVALFIPLTWIWLVYGPYRHLPAQLPHSREIIIEELKKLGAMSHGERWTLIVFVMTALMWIFSGTKKIGDLTIPGLDIIFPGIDDSTIAMFGAILLFLLPVSIKNREYTMNWESVLKIPWGILILFGGGICLSKAFIKSGLADELVRHLTGLSVLDVLFIVLLVAILVSFLTEVTSNTAIASVMMPILAVTSVSLMINPILLMLTAALTSSLAFMLPVATPPNAVAYSTGFLSMRDLMRTGFILNIVGILIITCFMYTLVLWALGISFDLPAWAITP; this is encoded by the coding sequence ATGAAGAATTTTTTTTATCTGGTTCTGGGTCTGGTAATAAGTGGCCTTATAATGGTCATGCCCGAATCTGTCTTCATATCCTGGGAAATTCAGGCTACGGCAGCGGTAACGGCACTCATGATCATCTGGTGGATCACTGAAGCAATTCCTATTCCTGCTACAGCATTAATCCCTCTTGTCGGGTTCCCGCTGCTTGGAGTTCTGACTCCTGCTGAAGCATCGGCACCATATGCAGATAAAACAATATTCCTTTTTCTTGGTGGATTCATCATCGCCGCATCTATGCAGAGATGGAATCTTCACCGGAGGATTGCACTCTCTATTATCCTTCTGACCGGCACAAGTCCTAAACGGATAATTCTGGGATTCATGATTGCAACAGCTTTTATCTCTTTATGGATATCGAACACTGCCACCGCAATGATGATGATACCAATTGCGATTGCGATAATCGGGACAATTGGTATTGATGCATTTAGAGAAATAAAGGGTGACGAAGGAGGACTTGATTTTGCAAAGGCTTTGGTAATATCCATAGCATATGCTGCATCGATTGGCGGGCTAGGGACAATTATCGGTTCTCCTCCGAATGGAATTTTTCTTGCACAACTCAAGACTTTATTTCCTGATGCACCCACAATTGGATTTGTAGACTGGATGCTGTTTGGAATTCCTTTGGTGGCTCTTTTTATTCCGTTAACCTGGATATGGCTTGTCTATGGACCATATCGTCATCTCCCTGCACAATTGCCTCATAGCAGGGAAATCATAATTGAAGAACTGAAAAAACTGGGGGCAATGTCACATGGAGAACGATGGACCCTTATCGTTTTTGTGATGACAGCACTCATGTGGATTTTTTCAGGGACGAAGAAAATTGGAGATTTAACCATTCCTGGTCTTGATATAATCTTTCCTGGAATAGATGATTCAACAATAGCAATGTTTGGAGCTATTCTGCTTTTTCTGCTTCCGGTTAGCATAAAAAACCGTGAATATACGATGAACTGGGAGTCGGTTTTAAAAATTCCCTGGGGTATTCTTATCCTGTTTGGTGGGGGAATCTGTTTATCTAAGGCATTTATTAAGTCCGGGCTGGCTGATGAACTGGTGCGTCATCTGACTGGTTTATCTGTTCTAGATGTCTTATTCATTGTCTTATTGGTTGCAATATTGGTATCATTCTTGACAGAAGTGACCTCCAATACTGCAATCGCATCAGTAATGATGCCAATTTTAGCAGTAACCTCAGTAAGCCTGATGATCAATCCAATTTTATTAATGCTTACTGCTGCCCTTACTTCATCTCTTGCGTTCATGCTCCCAGTTGCAACCCCACCAAATGCAGTTGCATACAGCACCGGATTTCTTTCGATGCGGGATTTGATGAGAACTGGTTTTATACTGAATATTGTCGGGATTCTCATAATAACTTGTTTTATGTACACCCTTGTGCTTTGGGCCCTTGGCATTTCATTTGATTTACCTGCATGGGCAATAACTCCATAA
- a CDS encoding MFS transporter, producing the protein MYSQAGKSILLLISSLASFLVPYTVSSLNVALPAIGSDFSLDAVTLGWITTAYLLIAAVCMLPFGRIADIYGRKQIFIVGNLIFALGSLIAAMSWSGSSIIAARMIQGLGGAMVFSTSMALVTIVFPPGERGRAIGIVTATVYAGLSLGPVLGGILTQLFGWPSIFLINVPLALIVVILSLKYLKGEWTDCGKTRFDYGGAILYGCMVLGIMYGLTQLPSLIGILWIVCGILGGFFFARWEKKQEKPLIHLQIFRTNQTFLCSNISAMINYAVVFAVGFLVSLSLQYNRGFDPATTGMILLAQPLVQMIVSPISGRLSDTTEPAVIATLGMAITTIGLGILLIVLPAFSLIFILIGLAVLGLGYGLFSSPNTNAIMSSVHAQDLGMASSMVSTMRSMGQLISLAIAMMVFSFIIGTVEITPDVYHQLEQSTEFIFIIFIILGIFGIFTSYIRGTVRGGEE; encoded by the coding sequence ATGTATAGTCAGGCCGGAAAATCTATCCTCCTGCTCATTTCTTCTCTTGCGTCATTTCTTGTTCCATATACCGTTTCATCACTGAATGTGGCCCTTCCTGCTATAGGATCCGATTTTAGTCTTGATGCTGTTACCCTCGGCTGGATCACTACAGCGTATCTTCTTATAGCTGCAGTCTGTATGCTCCCTTTTGGAAGAATTGCCGATATATACGGGAGAAAGCAGATTTTTATTGTTGGTAACCTGATATTTGCGCTTGGTTCTCTCATCGCTGCAATGTCCTGGTCTGGTTCGAGTATTATTGCGGCCAGAATGATACAGGGTCTTGGGGGAGCGATGGTGTTTTCTACATCAATGGCACTTGTAACAATTGTCTTTCCTCCAGGAGAACGAGGAAGAGCAATCGGAATTGTTACTGCCACAGTATATGCAGGATTGTCACTTGGACCAGTATTAGGGGGTATTTTAACTCAATTGTTTGGGTGGCCCTCAATATTTTTGATAAATGTTCCTTTAGCCCTGATCGTAGTTATCTTATCTCTAAAATATCTCAAAGGGGAGTGGACTGACTGTGGAAAAACCAGATTTGATTATGGTGGAGCGATCCTGTATGGTTGTATGGTATTGGGGATCATGTATGGTCTGACGCAGCTCCCCTCTCTCATAGGAATTCTCTGGATTGTGTGTGGTATTCTCGGGGGATTTTTTTTCGCACGATGGGAAAAAAAACAGGAAAAACCCCTCATTCATCTACAGATATTCAGAACAAACCAGACATTTTTATGCTCAAATATTTCTGCCATGATCAATTATGCTGTCGTATTTGCAGTAGGTTTTCTTGTTAGCCTGTCCCTGCAATACAACCGTGGTTTTGATCCAGCAACAACGGGAATGATTTTATTAGCCCAGCCGCTTGTCCAGATGATCGTATCTCCTATATCAGGTAGATTATCAGATACGACAGAACCTGCAGTAATTGCAACCCTTGGCATGGCTATTACAACAATAGGGCTTGGTATTCTCCTCATTGTCCTCCCGGCATTCTCCCTTATCTTTATCCTAATTGGACTTGCAGTGTTGGGCCTTGGGTATGGGCTTTTCTCTTCTCCAAATACCAACGCAATTATGAGTTCTGTTCATGCACAGGATCTGGGAATGGCATCAAGCATGGTCTCAACGATGCGGTCGATGGGGCAACTCATCAGTCTTGCGATAGCCATGATGGTTTTTTCTTTTATCATCGGGACCGTGGAAATTACACCAGATGTATATCATCAGCTTGAGCAAAGTACCGAGTTTATTTTCATAATTTTTATTATTCTTGGTATATTTGGTATTTTCACCTCATACATCCGTGGGACTGTGCGGGGAGGAGAAGAATAA
- a CDS encoding M48 family metallopeptidase, giving the protein MIFIYHDGRLEIEVPGLTPKKEIIDLLESEKDWIYWEYFKSRPDCPPEIEDCTVQIYDAEVPYLIRRNTRTKRITLRIHGTGKLEVSAPYDTKKADIITFIKRESAWIAPRIGILPAQKNNSPDNSITHSPIAGDEGGMITYNGQIVPYQIKRSHRAKRIVIKINRNREVSVVSPTHVPIAELKSFAEAKADWIYKHTIQSNRPLPSERQYCDGETIPFMGDSLIIRITKGQKGHYLRKNQELIVTIPIDFLEFHEKEFVKNALSSFFSGALIEFSLPHVIRYAQILQIPAPPLKTRDQKTKWGTCTSHSIVLNIRLCMAPPAIIEYVIVHELAHKVQPNHSPRFWSVVENLMPDYKERRDYLKKYGHEWIL; this is encoded by the coding sequence ATGATTTTTATATATCATGACGGGAGGTTGGAAATTGAAGTTCCAGGTTTAACTCCAAAGAAAGAGATAATTGATCTTTTAGAATCAGAGAAAGATTGGATATACTGGGAATATTTCAAATCACGACCAGATTGTCCACCGGAAATTGAAGATTGTACAGTTCAGATATACGATGCCGAAGTTCCGTACCTAATTCGAAGAAATACCAGGACAAAAAGAATTACACTACGAATTCATGGTACAGGAAAACTTGAAGTATCAGCACCCTATGATACGAAAAAGGCAGACATCATTACCTTTATAAAAAGGGAGTCTGCATGGATTGCTCCAAGAATTGGAATACTACCTGCTCAGAAGAACAATTCACCAGATAATTCAATCACTCATTCTCCAATTGCAGGCGATGAAGGAGGAATGATAACATACAATGGCCAAATAGTTCCATATCAGATAAAACGATCCCATCGGGCAAAGCGGATTGTTATTAAAATAAATCGAAATAGAGAGGTGAGTGTCGTATCACCGACCCATGTTCCGATCGCAGAGCTCAAATCTTTTGCAGAAGCAAAAGCAGATTGGATCTATAAACATACAATTCAAAGTAATCGTCCTCTTCCATCCGAACGCCAGTATTGTGACGGAGAAACCATTCCATTTATGGGCGATTCGCTTATCATTCGGATTACCAAAGGACAAAAAGGTCATTATTTGAGAAAAAACCAGGAACTGATTGTTACCATACCTATTGATTTTTTAGAATTTCATGAAAAAGAATTTGTGAAAAACGCATTATCTTCCTTTTTCTCTGGTGCTTTAATCGAGTTTTCTCTGCCTCATGTAATCAGGTATGCACAGATCTTACAAATACCCGCCCCTCCGTTAAAAACCAGAGATCAAAAGACCAAATGGGGCACCTGCACTTCTCATAGTATAGTCCTTAATATCAGACTATGTATGGCCCCTCCAGCCATTATCGAATATGTTATCGTTCATGAACTGGCTCACAAAGTTCAACCAAACCATTCTCCCCGATTCTGGAGTGTTGTTGAGAACCTGATGCCGGATTACAAAGAACGTCGGGATTACTTGAAGAAATATGGACATGAATGGATTCTATAA
- a CDS encoding DJ-1/PfpI family protein, protein MVHYLYLYVLDTMADWEYGYILAELVSGRFCKSDVNYELVLCSNSKEKIRTMGGFILQPEICLTDIQSDKGNVLILPGGDTWLDVAHVDALQCVKDLLKTDLVIAAICGATFGLASVGILNDHKHTSNDLSVLQAVCPDYSGRSLFMENPAVTDGNLITATGLAPVDFALHVFQRLDVMHKDTLKAWYNLYQTRDPKFYHDLINSLDPDSRIQFS, encoded by the coding sequence ATGGTTCATTATCTTTACTTGTATGTTCTTGACACCATGGCAGACTGGGAATACGGATATATCCTGGCTGAATTGGTCTCCGGAAGGTTTTGTAAATCAGACGTGAATTACGAACTAGTCTTATGTAGTAATTCAAAAGAAAAGATTAGAACTATGGGAGGTTTCATCCTGCAACCAGAAATTTGCCTAACAGACATTCAGTCGGATAAGGGTAATGTGCTTATCCTTCCCGGAGGAGATACCTGGCTGGATGTTGCCCATGTTGATGCTTTGCAATGTGTAAAGGACTTATTGAAAACTGATTTGGTCATAGCTGCGATATGTGGAGCGACTTTTGGGCTTGCCTCCGTTGGCATCCTGAATGATCATAAGCACACAAGTAATGATCTGTCAGTATTACAGGCGGTATGCCCGGATTATTCAGGCAGGTCATTGTTTATGGAAAACCCTGCTGTCACCGATGGAAATCTCATTACCGCAACAGGGCTCGCTCCGGTGGATTTTGCTTTGCATGTTTTTCAACGACTTGATGTAATGCATAAAGATACCCTGAAAGCATGGTACAATCTCTATCAGACCAGGGATCCTAAATTCTATCATGATTTAATCAATTCTTTGGATCCCGATTCTAGAATACAGTTTTCATAA